In one Chryseobacterium camelliae genomic region, the following are encoded:
- a CDS encoding M1 family metallopeptidase, producing MKKAILSIALLGGIFFSTNVAAQTETSGREKVYRATHTKVTELKHTKLKVNFDYQKEQMNGEEWLTAAPFFYPTNELTLDAKGMLIHEVALDINGKKSPLKYDYKDDVLKITLDKTYQKNQDYTVYIKYTARPNEVKQEGSAAINDAKGLYFINAQGKDPDMPTQIWTQGETESSSAWFPTIDKSNQKTTQEIYMTVPDKYVTLSNGLLKDSQKEANGLRTDHWVMDKRHSTYLFFMGVGEYAIVKDKWRNIAVDYYIEKEYEPYAKQIYGNTPKMLEFFSKKLGYDYPWSKYAQISGRDYVSGAMENTTATLHGSDILQKPGQLIDENTWEDTIAHELFHQWFGDLVTAESWSNLTVNESFANYSEYLWNEYKYGKDQADYHQMMDVNMYLSTPGNFEKNLVRFNYDSREDVFDLVTYQKGGGILHMLRNYLGDDAFFAALNDYLKTYEYQNGEAHQLRLSFEKVSGKDLNWFFNQWYFGNGNPKIKYSYTFEPVKKQIAVVIEQTQEQPFQFPLAIDVYENGKPKRYNVWVNAEAKNTFNFDVSKNADLVNINADGVLLADITDTKTPEQNLMQFLGSKEFKSKFAALNGIKDQVGKNPAATKLLAAAVKDPFFRVRMRALKLMDLSNPEQFKAMGIEVEKLATNDPKTLVQAAAISALAKTKDKKYLPIMEKGVNAVSNAVKASSVSAIVEIDPSKASSLADKIDLKGAPDNLLEKLLPIIVKNKVTSQMSNIAQVAAFYPFVKFQNPELGKSAEEGYNWIMSSDNLKATESITKMLGHAKGQMGDNPQAKMMITQMLKDGLSKKMELLKQNPQNAASINKQIDAINKAIEDFK from the coding sequence ATGAAAAAAGCCATTTTATCGATTGCTTTATTGGGCGGAATTTTCTTTTCCACAAATGTAGCAGCACAAACCGAAACTTCAGGAAGAGAAAAGGTGTACAGAGCCACTCACACAAAAGTAACGGAACTCAAACATACGAAGCTTAAAGTAAATTTCGATTATCAGAAGGAACAAATGAACGGGGAAGAATGGCTTACTGCGGCTCCTTTTTTCTATCCTACCAACGAATTAACGCTGGATGCAAAAGGAATGCTGATTCATGAAGTCGCTTTGGATATCAATGGTAAAAAATCTCCTTTAAAATATGATTATAAGGATGATGTTTTAAAGATCACTTTAGATAAAACCTATCAAAAAAATCAGGATTACACGGTTTACATCAAATATACAGCACGTCCGAATGAAGTAAAACAAGAGGGAAGTGCTGCAATTAATGATGCAAAAGGATTATATTTTATTAATGCCCAGGGAAAAGATCCGGATATGCCGACACAGATCTGGACTCAGGGAGAAACGGAATCTTCTTCCGCATGGTTCCCGACCATTGATAAATCCAACCAGAAAACAACTCAGGAAATCTATATGACGGTCCCTGATAAATATGTAACGCTTTCCAACGGACTTTTAAAAGATTCTCAAAAAGAAGCAAACGGTTTGAGAACGGATCATTGGGTGATGGATAAAAGACATTCTACTTACCTTTTCTTCATGGGTGTAGGAGAATATGCGATCGTGAAAGACAAATGGAGAAATATTGCGGTAGATTATTATATCGAAAAAGAATACGAACCTTATGCAAAGCAGATCTACGGAAATACGCCGAAAATGCTCGAGTTTTTCTCAAAAAAATTAGGGTATGACTATCCTTGGTCGAAATATGCACAGATTTCAGGAAGAGATTATGTGAGTGGTGCGATGGAAAATACGACGGCAACCCTTCATGGAAGTGATATTTTACAAAAACCGGGGCAGTTAATCGATGAAAATACCTGGGAAGATACGATTGCTCACGAATTATTCCATCAATGGTTCGGAGATTTGGTAACAGCGGAAAGCTGGAGTAATTTAACGGTAAACGAATCTTTCGCCAACTATTCGGAATACCTTTGGAACGAATATAAGTACGGAAAAGATCAGGCAGATTATCATCAGATGATGGATGTCAATATGTATCTTTCAACTCCGGGAAATTTCGAGAAAAATTTGGTGAGATTTAATTACGATTCCCGCGAAGATGTTTTCGATTTGGTAACGTATCAGAAAGGAGGAGGAATTCTTCACATGCTGAGAAACTATCTGGGTGATGATGCGTTTTTCGCTGCATTGAATGACTATCTGAAAACGTATGAATATCAAAACGGAGAAGCTCACCAATTAAGACTGTCTTTTGAAAAAGTTTCAGGAAAAGACTTAAACTGGTTCTTTAATCAATGGTATTTTGGTAACGGAAATCCTAAAATCAAATATTCTTATACTTTCGAACCTGTTAAAAAACAAATTGCGGTTGTTATCGAGCAAACCCAGGAACAGCCATTTCAGTTTCCTCTGGCAATTGATGTTTATGAAAACGGAAAACCGAAAAGATATAATGTCTGGGTAAATGCGGAGGCAAAAAATACCTTCAATTTTGATGTTTCTAAAAATGCAGACTTAGTAAACATCAATGCAGACGGTGTGTTGTTGGCAGATATTACAGATACGAAAACGCCTGAGCAGAATTTAATGCAGTTCCTAGGTTCTAAAGAATTCAAAAGTAAGTTTGCTGCATTGAACGGAATTAAAGATCAGGTAGGAAAAAATCCTGCAGCAACAAAATTATTGGCAGCTGCCGTTAAAGATCCTTTCTTTAGAGTAAGAATGAGAGCTTTAAAGCTGATGGATTTATCCAATCCGGAACAATTCAAAGCAATGGGTATAGAGGTTGAAAAATTAGCAACCAATGATCCTAAAACGCTGGTTCAGGCAGCTGCAATTTCCGCTTTGGCAAAAACGAAGGATAAAAAATACCTTCCGATTATGGAAAAAGGGGTGAATGCAGTTTCTAACGCCGTAAAAGCAAGCTCCGTAAGTGCAATTGTTGAAATTGATCCTTCTAAAGCAAGTTCATTGGCTGACAAAATTGATTTGAAAGGAGCTCCTGATAATTTATTGGAGAAATTGTTGCCGATTATCGTGAAAAATAAAGTAACTTCTCAAATGTCAAATATTGCTCAGGTTGCGGCTTTTTATCCTTTTGTTAAATTCCAGAACCCTGAATTAGGGAAATCTGCGGAAGAAGGATACAACTGGATCATGAGCTCTGATAATTTGAAAGCAACCGAAAGTATCACAAAAATGCTGGGCCATGCAAAAGGACAGATGGGAGATAATCCTCAGGCAAAAATGATGATCACTCAGATGTTAAAAGATGGTTTAAGTAAAAAAATGGAACTTTTGAAACAAAACCCTCAAAATGCAGCAAGTATTAATAAACAGATCGATGCGATCAATAAAGCCATTGAAGATTTTAAATAA
- a CDS encoding thymidylate synthase, whose product MQNYLDLLQHILDNGTDKTDRTGTGTRSVFGYQLRYDLSKGFPLVTTKKVHLKSIIYELLWFLKGDTNIKYLKDNGVSIWDEWADENGDLGPVYGAQWRSWNGADGKIVDQITEVIDQIKKNPDSRRLIVSAWNVAEIPNMALAPCHALFQFYVADGKLSLQLYQRSADVFLGVPFNIASYALLLMMVAQVCELEVGDYVHSFGDVHIYNNHFEQVKKQLSRETRSLPTMKLNPEIKDIFGFDFEDFTLENYDSHPGIKAPVAI is encoded by the coding sequence ATGCAAAATTATTTAGACCTTTTACAACATATTTTAGATAACGGAACAGACAAAACGGACAGAACAGGAACGGGAACGAGAAGTGTTTTCGGATATCAGCTAAGATATGATCTGTCGAAAGGTTTTCCATTGGTAACGACCAAAAAAGTGCATTTGAAATCTATTATTTATGAATTGCTTTGGTTCTTAAAAGGCGATACCAACATCAAATATTTAAAAGATAACGGAGTTTCAATCTGGGATGAATGGGCAGATGAAAACGGGGACTTAGGACCTGTTTATGGGGCTCAATGGAGATCCTGGAATGGAGCGGACGGAAAAATTGTCGACCAGATTACAGAAGTGATCGATCAGATCAAAAAAAATCCGGATTCCAGAAGACTGATTGTTTCTGCCTGGAATGTCGCGGAAATTCCGAATATGGCTTTGGCGCCTTGTCACGCTTTGTTTCAGTTCTATGTAGCAGACGGGAAGCTTTCGCTACAGCTGTACCAGAGAAGTGCAGATGTTTTCCTGGGAGTACCTTTTAATATTGCGAGCTATGCTTTGTTATTGATGATGGTTGCGCAGGTTTGCGAGTTGGAAGTTGGAGATTATGTTCACAGTTTTGGCGATGTTCATATTTACAATAATCATTTTGAGCAGGTGAAAAAGCAGCTTTCAAGAGAAACAAGGTCATTGCCGACAATGAAGCTAAATCCTGAAATTAAAGATATTTTCGGCTTCGATTTTGAAGATTTTACCCTGGAAAATTACGATTCGCATCCGGGAATTAAAGCACCTGTTGCGATTTAA
- a CDS encoding alpha-amylase family glycosyl hydrolase, translating into MDFPKEWKHTTNIYEVNVRQYTEEGTFRAFEKEMPRLKTMGVKTLWFMPVTPIAQQNKKGSMGSPYAASDYVSINPEFGTLADFKHMVNAAHRLGFKVIIDWVANHTGWDHVWTKTNPEFYLKDPDGNFHIASGMDDIIELDYSNREMRKAMIDAMKFWVRETQIDGFRCDLASWVQVDFWEQARPEVETIKPLFWLGEYDELESPEYGKVFDASYSWKWMHASNDYYNQNQPLQILKDLLARYTDIGDGSMRAWFTTNHDENSWNGTEYEKYGAITKSMAVFSVTWNGVPLLYSGQELPNNKRLEFFEKDPIQWTNNYQNAGFYKTLLNLKSSNPALRGGDSAATTHLLNTTANDKIIAYLRKNGEDEVLVVLNMSKEPADFSIEDDHLSGTFTNIFEGSKRDFDQGKSFNFQVSDYVVFEK; encoded by the coding sequence ATGGATTTTCCTAAAGAATGGAAGCATACGACTAATATCTACGAAGTAAACGTAAGACAATATACAGAAGAGGGAACTTTCAGAGCCTTTGAAAAGGAAATGCCCAGGCTGAAGACAATGGGTGTGAAAACGCTTTGGTTTATGCCTGTTACGCCGATTGCACAGCAAAACAAAAAAGGAAGTATGGGAAGTCCTTATGCCGCTTCAGACTATGTTTCTATCAATCCGGAATTCGGAACATTGGCAGATTTTAAACACATGGTCAATGCTGCGCACAGACTTGGATTCAAAGTCATCATAGATTGGGTGGCAAACCATACGGGTTGGGATCACGTCTGGACGAAAACGAATCCTGAATTTTATTTAAAAGATCCTGATGGAAACTTCCATATTGCTTCAGGAATGGATGATATTATTGAGCTGGATTACAGCAACCGCGAAATGAGAAAGGCCATGATTGATGCCATGAAATTCTGGGTAAGAGAAACCCAGATAGACGGCTTCAGATGCGATTTGGCATCTTGGGTTCAAGTAGATTTCTGGGAGCAGGCAAGACCTGAAGTGGAAACCATAAAACCTCTTTTCTGGCTAGGAGAATATGATGAGCTGGAAAGCCCTGAATATGGAAAAGTATTTGATGCAAGCTATTCCTGGAAGTGGATGCATGCGTCGAATGACTATTATAACCAAAATCAACCTTTGCAGATCCTTAAAGATTTACTGGCAAGATATACTGATATCGGAGACGGTTCTATGAGAGCGTGGTTTACGACCAATCACGATGAAAACTCATGGAATGGTACAGAATATGAAAAATATGGGGCAATCACCAAATCAATGGCTGTTTTTTCAGTGACCTGGAATGGAGTTCCTTTGTTGTATTCAGGACAGGAGCTACCCAATAACAAAAGACTGGAGTTTTTTGAAAAAGATCCTATTCAATGGACGAACAACTATCAGAATGCCGGTTTTTATAAAACACTATTGAATCTGAAATCTTCCAATCCTGCTCTAAGAGGAGGAGATAGCGCTGCTACAACCCATCTTCTGAACACGACAGCCAATGATAAAATCATAGCTTACCTCAGAAAAAATGGGGAAGATGAGGTTTTGGTGGTGTTAAATATGTCCAAAGAACCGGCTGATTTCAGCATTGAAGATGATCATTTATCCGGAACTTTCACCAATATTTTTGAGGGTTCTAAGCGAGATTTCGATCAGGGAAAAAGTTTTAATTTCCAGGTGTCGGATTATGTGGTCTTTGAGAAATAA
- a CDS encoding IS1096 element passenger TnpR family protein: MVYKIRVILDAKEDIFRDIEVKGKQTLWNLHLGIKSAFSLQGEELSTFNLLEEDGTIVKSVPLEDMSDDGDGEIMSDVYIDEAFENSGDKAQFQYGLLDLWEFFCELVEIIDETKGVNYPITVYRFGNVPLKAPSKNGASGSKKKSALPLMDDDFNFDDDFGGNNNFEDEDDDNFDDEEEDYNDDAFDDEDDNDDER; encoded by the coding sequence ATGGTTTACAAAATCCGCGTAATATTAGATGCGAAAGAAGATATTTTCCGTGATATCGAAGTTAAAGGAAAACAGACGCTATGGAACTTACATTTAGGAATTAAAAGTGCATTCAGCCTGCAAGGTGAGGAGCTTTCTACTTTTAATTTACTGGAAGAAGATGGTACAATAGTAAAAAGTGTTCCGTTAGAAGATATGAGTGATGATGGCGATGGCGAAATTATGTCAGATGTATACATTGATGAGGCATTTGAAAACAGCGGAGACAAAGCTCAGTTTCAGTATGGGCTTTTAGACCTTTGGGAGTTTTTCTGTGAGCTTGTAGAAATTATTGACGAAACTAAAGGAGTTAATTATCCTATTACGGTTTACAGATTTGGAAATGTTCCTTTAAAAGCGCCTAGCAAAAATGGTGCTTCAGGATCAAAGAAAAAGTCGGCATTGCCTTTAATGGATGATGATTTTAACTTTGATGATGATTTCGGAGGAAACAACAACTTTGAGGATGAAGATGATGATAACTTTGATGATGAGGAAGAAGATTACAATGATGATGCCTTTGATGATGAGGACGACAATGATGATGAAAGATAA
- a CDS encoding sensor histidine kinase, with protein sequence MKFYRLTLATSGLLTVVMFLLVIIFDWLKDLYYQTAFFKIGLFICLILIFIINYLVLELLFNYYGKKQVRGLSQLLPQEIVQDNDENITIKELGERFSDLNQQKVTEIDMMKEMESYRKEYIGNVSHELKTPLFSIQGYVETLREGGVDNLMIRDKYLERIDKSVERLIAIVTDLDMINRLEAGEINLTVSRFDVNLLIKEIFDLLDLEAEKRNTTLQIQTLHPQIFVDADKQKISQVFINLISNAIHYANRQEARVVVKTSILKNKVLIEVIDNGMGIKSELLPRIFERFYRVETSRSRREGGSGLGLAIVKHILEAHNENITVESVYLEGTKFSFMLEKSK encoded by the coding sequence TTGAAATTTTACAGACTTACTCTCGCCACCTCTGGTTTGCTTACAGTGGTGATGTTTCTTTTGGTCATCATTTTTGATTGGCTGAAAGATCTTTATTATCAGACCGCATTCTTCAAAATAGGACTCTTTATCTGTCTGATTCTTATCTTCATTATTAATTATCTCGTCCTGGAGCTGCTTTTTAATTATTACGGGAAAAAGCAGGTTCGAGGGCTTTCTCAGCTTTTACCTCAGGAAATTGTTCAGGACAATGATGAGAATATTACCATAAAAGAATTAGGAGAGCGTTTTTCAGATCTTAATCAGCAGAAAGTAACGGAGATCGATATGATGAAAGAAATGGAAAGCTATCGTAAAGAATATATCGGAAATGTTTCCCATGAGCTTAAAACCCCTTTGTTTTCCATTCAGGGATATGTAGAAACCTTAAGAGAGGGTGGGGTAGATAATCTTATGATTCGGGATAAATACCTGGAGAGAATTGATAAATCGGTAGAAAGGCTGATTGCCATTGTTACGGATCTGGATATGATCAATAGGCTTGAAGCAGGAGAAATCAACCTTACGGTTTCCAGATTCGATGTGAATCTGCTTATTAAAGAAATTTTTGACCTGCTCGATCTTGAAGCGGAAAAGCGCAATACCACATTACAGATTCAGACATTACATCCGCAGATTTTTGTTGATGCCGACAAGCAGAAAATTTCACAGGTTTTTATTAATTTGATATCCAATGCCATTCATTATGCGAATAGACAGGAAGCAAGAGTGGTTGTAAAAACGAGTATCTTAAAAAATAAAGTTCTTATTGAAGTCATTGATAACGGAATGGGGATCAAATCTGAGCTTTTGCCAAGGATTTTTGAGAGATTTTATCGTGTAGAAACAAGCAGAAGCAGAAGAGAAGGAGGTTCCGGTCTCGGCTTGGCAATCGTGAAGCATATTCTTGAAGCGCACAACGAAAACATCACGGTGGAAAGCGTATATCTTGAAGGAACGAAGTTCAGTTTTATGCTCGAAAAAAGTAAATAG
- a CDS encoding response regulator transcription factor: MNQKKILLIDDELDILEILSYNLEKEGYDIYTATNGNEGIEKAKEIIPDLILLDVMMPEKDGIETCQELRKVKELQKTLIVFLSARSEEFSQLAGFQAGANDYIVKLIKPKILTSKVNALLQLTSQVTDNSKLIEIGDLVIDKDNFRVSKAGQQFLLPKKEFDLLYLLASNTEKVFKREEILEKVWGNDVIVGERTIDVHIRRLREKLGINTIQTLKGIGYKLIV; the protein is encoded by the coding sequence ATGAACCAAAAGAAAATCCTCTTAATAGACGATGAACTGGATATTTTAGAGATTCTGTCTTACAACTTAGAAAAAGAAGGCTACGATATTTATACCGCTACCAATGGTAATGAAGGAATTGAAAAAGCCAAAGAAATTATCCCGGATCTTATTCTATTAGATGTAATGATGCCCGAGAAAGACGGTATCGAAACTTGCCAGGAACTTCGCAAAGTAAAAGAGCTTCAAAAGACATTAATTGTTTTCCTTTCTGCAAGAAGTGAAGAATTTTCACAATTGGCTGGCTTTCAGGCGGGAGCGAACGATTATATCGTAAAACTGATCAAACCGAAAATCCTTACCTCTAAAGTAAATGCTTTATTACAACTGACTTCTCAGGTTACTGATAATTCTAAGCTGATTGAAATCGGAGATTTGGTAATCGATAAAGACAATTTTAGAGTTTCAAAAGCAGGACAGCAGTTTTTATTACCTAAAAAAGAGTTTGATCTCCTGTATCTTTTAGCTTCCAATACAGAAAAAGTATTCAAAAGAGAAGAAATTCTTGAAAAAGTTTGGGGAAATGATGTGATTGTAGGAGAGAGAACCATCGATGTTCACATTCGTAGATTAAGAGAAAAATTAGGGATTAATACCATTCAGACTTTAAAAGGAATAGGATATAAACTTATTGTTTAA
- a CDS encoding TonB-dependent receptor plug domain-containing protein, producing MKINKLSIAVLFLSGSVFYAQEIKKDTASKEKKIEGVIIQGSSSKKTETAILGEQKKAIIQKQAVSAEEISRKGISNVEQGLTKVTGITTVEGRGLFVRGLEERYNYLLINGLGSPSNNPFQKIIALKQFPTDVVGKLNIYKTFNSNLYGDFAGATFDIETLTVDKSFSKIEFGIGINTLSTFRDNFKIAEGASGTKGYLGLNSENRRLPEQVRDSRPNNYIFSQNESLHAFKDSWNVDNIKSLPNTSIVFTTAQKFKAGESGNLSLLFSLNQSTKYEYKEGNNNQFRVQQGTTGATSSIDNMNFLQRKQYNFETESSVLLGLGYKNKGTTLNLNAIYLQSANNIIEDNFGYKDGLIQNKTFGFFRTNQLDISRFLDLQLTGSQKINDRHSVKAGGSYVINNYSQPDRKIIEGNREDTSNPGNFLPENHVMMSYGGNNLIRQYLDVNSRFYGSAFAEYQMNLGDKGDKKDYPLQISLGYNGFADLRKTSYRFIFGKRHLDNNPFVVNVDQPQDTFNQAILNGNLYYQEGSDISQFFSSFYQFVNGGYANINYKPTETWDILLGARFENDKTIIRYSEPSATEKITLDKDKNYFLPSLSIKKALNYKNNLRFSFSKTVTRPILIETMPIKYISPDNVNILGNQNIQASSNYNFDLKWEYFPTNKEMFAVNVFAKRIDNAIERSLVASGDATGSTITFFNAKKADLFGVELEGILNLGRISESLNKFTLGANTTIMHTNVERSEDQLKMEEPKWFKETGEKLRKRGLQGAAPYTINADLKYEYKNSKNFTKTLSLVYNVSGSKIFATGGAGTDNYYEKPFHQLDFVYQNQINKNWNVKLAVQNLLNSEYNIRLGDRNYTSLQLEENNNLLTNYYRGINFNLTLGYTF from the coding sequence ATGAAAATTAATAAACTTAGTATTGCCGTCTTATTCTTATCTGGATCTGTATTTTATGCTCAGGAAATAAAAAAAGACACAGCAAGCAAAGAGAAAAAAATTGAAGGCGTAATCATCCAGGGAAGCAGTAGTAAAAAAACTGAAACTGCAATATTAGGAGAACAGAAGAAAGCGATTATTCAAAAACAAGCTGTAAGTGCTGAAGAAATTTCAAGAAAAGGGATCTCAAATGTAGAACAGGGGCTTACTAAGGTAACAGGAATCACTACAGTAGAAGGAAGAGGTCTTTTCGTAAGAGGTTTGGAAGAACGATATAATTATTTATTAATTAATGGTCTTGGTTCCCCTTCAAACAATCCATTTCAAAAAATTATTGCTTTAAAACAATTTCCAACTGATGTTGTAGGTAAACTGAACATTTATAAGACATTTAACTCGAATCTTTACGGAGATTTTGCAGGGGCAACATTTGATATTGAAACTTTAACCGTTGATAAATCTTTTTCTAAAATAGAATTCGGTATAGGTATAAATACTTTAAGTACTTTCAGAGATAATTTTAAAATTGCTGAAGGAGCTTCAGGAACAAAAGGATATTTGGGTTTAAATTCTGAAAACCGACGTTTACCGGAGCAAGTAAGAGATTCAAGACCTAATAATTACATTTTTTCGCAAAATGAATCTCTACATGCCTTTAAAGATTCATGGAATGTAGATAATATTAAATCTTTACCAAATACCAGTATAGTTTTCACTACTGCGCAGAAATTTAAAGCCGGAGAATCAGGAAACCTAAGTTTACTTTTCTCACTTAACCAAAGTACAAAGTACGAGTATAAAGAAGGAAATAACAATCAATTCAGAGTACAACAAGGTACTACCGGTGCCACAAGTAGTATTGATAATATGAACTTCCTACAGCGTAAACAATATAACTTTGAGACAGAATCTTCCGTATTATTAGGCTTAGGCTATAAAAATAAAGGAACTACCTTAAATCTTAATGCTATTTATTTACAATCTGCAAATAATATCATTGAAGATAATTTCGGATATAAAGATGGATTAATTCAGAACAAAACTTTTGGTTTTTTCAGGACCAACCAATTAGATATTTCCAGATTTTTGGATCTACAGCTTACAGGATCCCAAAAAATAAACGACAGACATAGTGTAAAAGCCGGAGGAAGTTATGTAATTAATAACTATAGCCAGCCGGATAGAAAAATTATTGAAGGAAACAGAGAAGATACTAGTAACCCTGGAAATTTTCTTCCTGAAAATCATGTAATGATGAGCTATGGAGGAAATAATCTTATTCGTCAGTATTTAGATGTAAATTCAAGATTCTATGGATCTGCCTTCGCAGAATATCAAATGAATTTAGGAGATAAGGGAGATAAAAAAGACTATCCACTACAAATAAGTCTGGGTTATAATGGTTTTGCAGACCTTAGAAAAACTTCATATCGTTTTATTTTCGGGAAAAGACACCTAGATAACAATCCGTTTGTTGTAAATGTAGATCAACCACAAGATACCTTCAACCAAGCCATATTAAATGGAAATCTTTACTATCAGGAAGGTTCGGATATTTCTCAGTTTTTTTCAAGTTTTTATCAATTCGTAAACGGAGGATACGCCAATATCAATTATAAACCAACAGAAACTTGGGATATTTTATTAGGTGCAAGATTTGAAAACGATAAAACCATTATTCGATATTCTGAACCTAGTGCTACTGAAAAAATAACTTTAGATAAGGACAAAAATTATTTCTTGCCTTCATTATCTATTAAAAAAGCGCTTAACTATAAAAACAATTTAAGATTTTCATTCAGTAAAACTGTTACCCGACCTATCCTGATTGAAACAATGCCTATAAAATATATAAGTCCAGATAACGTAAATATTTTAGGTAATCAGAACATTCAGGCCAGTAGTAATTATAATTTCGACTTAAAATGGGAATACTTCCCAACCAATAAAGAAATGTTTGCTGTAAATGTATTTGCTAAAAGAATTGACAACGCTATAGAACGTTCATTAGTTGCTTCAGGAGATGCTACAGGTTCTACCATTACATTCTTTAATGCAAAAAAAGCAGATCTTTTTGGAGTAGAGTTGGAAGGGATTTTAAACTTAGGAAGAATTTCTGAATCTCTGAACAAATTTACATTAGGTGCAAACACTACCATCATGCATACCAATGTAGAAAGAAGTGAAGATCAATTAAAAATGGAAGAACCAAAATGGTTTAAAGAAACTGGAGAAAAGCTTCGTAAAAGAGGCTTACAAGGAGCAGCCCCTTATACCATCAATGCTGATTTGAAATATGAATATAAAAATTCTAAAAACTTTACAAAAACATTATCTCTAGTATATAATGTTTCCGGAAGTAAAATATTTGCAACAGGGGGGGCAGGTACAGATAATTATTATGAAAAGCCATTCCATCAATTAGACTTTGTATACCAAAATCAGATTAACAAAAACTGGAATGTAAAACTGGCTGTTCAAAATCTTTTAAATAGTGAATACAATATCCGCTTAGGGGATCGCAATTATACTTCACTTCAGCTTGAAGAGAATAACAATCTTCTTACTAATTATTACAGAGGAATTAATTTTAACCTAACATTAGGATACACATTCTAA
- a CDS encoding amidohydrolase, with protein sequence MQSSYQFTAKGNYSLKNVRLETGFEYDHEEVISTKTGLFCIEIEDGKIKSVKPNDANSKAIDAKGKLMLPAFKDMHIHLDKTLYGLPWQALSPKRRSVKDMIAYEQEIIPKLLKTSVERAGQLIDLLQHYGTNFARTHFNIDPTSGLKSLENLEKALENKKDSFKAELVAFPQHGVYYTDSAPLIKEAAQLKSVGFIGGLDPLSIDGNIEKVLDFTVQLALDYNKGIDIHLHETGESGMKAIQYLIDKAIENPDLQGKTFVSHAFALAYLNTKETEEIAEKLAASKVGIASSVPFRGKVMPIPALKKHGVNVLIGNDNVQDYWSTFGSGNMLQKANLIAELYGYSSEFKLSRALEFATQNILPLNDKGEQQWPKSGDAANVVLVDASCSAEAVSRMSNVQALMNEGNFFRKN encoded by the coding sequence ATGCAATCATCTTATCAATTTACAGCAAAAGGAAATTATTCGTTAAAAAATGTCCGTTTAGAAACGGGTTTTGAATACGATCATGAAGAAGTTATCAGTACAAAAACCGGTTTGTTCTGTATTGAAATTGAAGACGGAAAAATAAAATCGGTAAAGCCGAATGATGCGAATTCAAAAGCGATTGATGCGAAAGGAAAGCTGATGCTTCCCGCTTTCAAGGATATGCACATTCATTTGGATAAAACGCTGTACGGACTTCCTTGGCAAGCTCTTTCGCCAAAAAGAAGATCTGTAAAAGATATGATTGCCTACGAACAGGAAATCATCCCGAAGCTTTTGAAAACTTCTGTGGAAAGAGCAGGGCAATTAATTGATCTATTACAACATTACGGGACGAATTTTGCAAGAACGCATTTTAATATTGATCCTACTTCAGGGCTGAAATCATTAGAAAATTTAGAAAAAGCGTTAGAAAATAAGAAAGATTCTTTTAAGGCTGAATTGGTCGCTTTTCCGCAACATGGAGTTTATTATACAGATTCGGCTCCTTTAATTAAAGAAGCGGCGCAACTGAAAAGTGTAGGTTTTATCGGAGGACTGGATCCTTTGAGTATTGACGGGAATATTGAGAAAGTATTGGACTTTACGGTTCAGTTGGCTTTGGATTATAATAAAGGAATTGATATTCATTTGCATGAAACCGGAGAATCGGGAATGAAAGCCATCCAGTATTTAATTGATAAAGCCATTGAAAATCCTGACCTTCAAGGAAAGACTTTTGTGAGCCATGCTTTTGCTCTAGCGTATCTGAATACAAAAGAAACAGAAGAAATTGCTGAAAAGCTGGCTGCTTCAAAAGTAGGAATTGCCTCCTCCGTACCTTTTAGAGGAAAAGTAATGCCGATTCCTGCGTTGAAAAAACACGGGGTGAACGTTTTGATCGGAAATGATAATGTTCAGGATTACTGGAGTACGTTCGGGTCAGGAAATATGTTGCAGAAAGCCAATTTAATTGCCGAATTGTATGGTTACAGCTCCGAATTTAAGCTTTCCAGAGCCTTAGAATTTGCCACTCAGAATATTCTTCCGTTAAATGACAAAGGAGAGCAGCAATGGCCAAAATCGGGAGATGCTGCGAATGTTGTTTTGGTGGATGCAAGCTGTTCTGCGGAAGCCGTTTCCAGAATGTCAAACGTACAAGCTTTGATGAATGAAGGTAATTTTTTCCGGAAAAATTAG